The window CAGCGAGTCCGCGTTGAGAGATCGTATATTCCCTTAACATGCTTCAGATACGTGAACTCAACTTCAGATGACCAATTATGATTGAGATAGATATTTCTCCTTTTTTTAAGTAGAGGCACCGTAACTGCAAAAATACGCAAATTGCACATATTATGAATGAACACTGCAATGCTCCTCCACGACTTTGAAAGGAACATACCCCAACATAACAAAGTATTACCGTAGCAAGACTGGGCCAAATAGTTGCAATTGTCAATACATATATTACCTATATAAGGGATATAAAGTTAAATAATCAAGAATATCATGTAATTGATGGAAACCTTACAAACTCTCATCAATATTCCAATAACGCTATTCGATATAATCAGAGGATATCCCTCCTCGCTCCTTGTATGTTGCGCCCATACTCCTACATAGTTTACTAAGTAACATATTTCGCTACATGACCGTAACAGATCGACCACTCCTTGGGACAATTAAACTACGAGCCCGTGTGTGAGCGCTGGTCGTTATGGTCCTTTCTGCTTAACCCGAACAGTTGCCGGGGCCTTACTAAGAGCCCGCATTTCACAAGGCTGGGAAACGGAAATCTAACATGGATCAACAGATATTTATTGGAATTGATGTATCAAAAACTAAGCTGGACATCGCCGTTCGGCCAACCAAGGAAAAATGGAGTACAGCCAATGCTCCAACGGAAATTTCCGCTCTGGTAAAACGCTTTGAGGAATTACAGCCTACATTGATTGTTCTTGAATCAACGGGCGGCCTTGAGATTCCCCTCGTAAGTGAACTTGCCAAGAAATTCCTACCCATTGTCGTAGTAAACCCCAGACAGGTGAGGGACTTTGCTAAAGCTACTGGCAAGTTGGCAAAAACAGATTCTATCGATTCTGAAATAATCGCTCGATTTGGTGAAGCTATTCGACCAGAACCTCGACCGATCAAAGACGAGCAAGCTCGAGAATTGGATGCTGTTCTAGTGCGCCGCAGGCAAATTGTGGACATGTTAACTATGGAAAAAAATCGCCTTAGATGCTCTACAAAACATGTTCGCAAAGATCTTGAAGCACATATCAAATGGCTGGAAAAACGTTTGCAAAACGTTGATGGGGATCTCCAAAAGCTCATCCAGCAATCAGATGTCTGGCGAGTAAACGATAAAATATTACAAAGCGTGCCAGGTGTAGGACCAGTATTGTCGCTTGCACTCCTAGCAGGCTTGCCTGAGTTGGGCCAACTCAACAGAAAAGAGGTGGCAGCACTGGCCGGAGTAGCTCCACTCAATCGAGATAGCGGCTTTTTTCGCGGTTCCCGAAGAATATGGGGAGGGAGAGCCCAGATAAGATCTGTCTTGTACATGGGGGCTTTGACAGCCGCACGCTGCAACCCTGTCATCAGGACTTTCCACGAGCAATTAATTGCTCGTGGAAAAAAGCCTAAGGTTGCTCTGACGGCATGCATGCGGAAACTCTTAACCATCCTAAATGTCATGGTGAGAAATCAAACCACTTGGTCGCCTACTTATGCTGAACAAAGATGATGAAATTTAAAACCCTTACCTCTGAGTCAGTTGCAGATTTCATCTGTACGATTAGGTTTGACTTTGAACACAGTTGCTCACACCTAACTCCTCACTGCTGAAATAAACTCATTGACACAACCCTGATTCCGCAGCACAATAGCCTCTCTCTCCCCACACATTCATAAGGATTTTCAATGCGGTACCTTACCTACGTTTCACTGGTTTTCACAATGCTGCTCTGGGGCGGCACTTTCATTGCCGGGCGCTCCCTCGCCGGTTCAGTAAGCCCTGCTGCGGCAGCATTTTTTCGCTTTACCATTGCCACTATCGCACTGGCTGTTCTGGTTAGATTAATTGATGGGCGGATCATTATTCCCCCACGTAAGCTCTGGTTCAGACTGCTGCTTTTGGGGGCAACCGGCATCTTCAGTTACAACATCTGCTTTTTTACCGGCCTGCAATACCTTGAAGCTGGTCGGGCTTCATTGATTATCGCCCTGAATCCGCTCGCCATAGTTCTTGGTGCCACCCTTATTTTAGGAGAATTGCTCACTTTTAAGCAGGTTTGCGGGATTCTTATTTCGCTTGTCGGAGCTTTTCTGGTTATCACAAATGGGCATCCCGGCATGGTGCTTGAGGGGGGATTCGGAACTGGTGAGTTGGCTATTCTCGGTTGTGTCGCAAGCTGGGCCGCCTATTCAATAATCGGCAGAACTGTCCTCAGCTCTCTTACCCCGCTTTCAGCAGTCTTCTATTCTTCGCTCTGCGGGACTTTATTGCTTCTGCCCTATGCACTTGCGGATGGTTCCGTTTTGAAGGCGTTTTCCTACTCTTCAAGTGACTGGTTGAGCCTTGGCTTCTTGGGCCTACTTGGCACAGCTGTTGGTTTTTCCCTTTACTACCGGGCCATTCAGGCTATTGGAGCCAGCAGGGCAAG of the Desulfosediminicola ganghwensis genome contains:
- a CDS encoding DMT family transporter codes for the protein MRYLTYVSLVFTMLLWGGTFIAGRSLAGSVSPAAAAFFRFTIATIALAVLVRLIDGRIIIPPRKLWFRLLLLGATGIFSYNICFFTGLQYLEAGRASLIIALNPLAIVLGATLILGELLTFKQVCGILISLVGAFLVITNGHPGMVLEGGFGTGELAILGCVASWAAYSIIGRTVLSSLTPLSAVFYSSLCGTLLLLPYALADGSVLKAFSYSSSDWLSLGFLGLLGTAVGFSLYYRAIQAIGASRASVFINLVPFFAIILSWFFLDESIGLAALSGGLLLLAGVTLTNRGAAVKVNKTQ
- a CDS encoding IS110 family transposase; this translates as MDQQIFIGIDVSKTKLDIAVRPTKEKWSTANAPTEISALVKRFEELQPTLIVLESTGGLEIPLVSELAKKFLPIVVVNPRQVRDFAKATGKLAKTDSIDSEIIARFGEAIRPEPRPIKDEQARELDAVLVRRRQIVDMLTMEKNRLRCSTKHVRKDLEAHIKWLEKRLQNVDGDLQKLIQQSDVWRVNDKILQSVPGVGPVLSLALLAGLPELGQLNRKEVAALAGVAPLNRDSGFFRGSRRIWGGRAQIRSVLYMGALTAARCNPVIRTFHEQLIARGKKPKVALTACMRKLLTILNVMVRNQTTWSPTYAEQR